Proteins from one Cryptomeria japonica chromosome 4, Sugi_1.0, whole genome shotgun sequence genomic window:
- the LOC131029442 gene encoding F-box/LRR-repeat protein 4, whose product MDSNRDVLNSLLCDELLGEILGRLQEICCCNKVSLVCRRWLAVQRSVKTSLGLFIPEDTSILSFRSRVRDLLRQYSQVLNLSVVSASGQLQRDTVFLDDLLNSIGEGCKLLNTLRFEAGPVSSYGLQALAKGSVNLTSLELVGSSPKFFGSLVEFKSLRELTLVLFGWDSGEEFDRGISDVELPLEKLCLAGIRGGYTGLGWIWRCCSKLKKLELFSCEGIGDGDLNLSSFVKCLPYVEELCLRRSRTIANGVLLRAAENCKALRKLVFHDGGSTEGLHHVVIRQCRSLEVLDLRLPLDLSNEDLAVIANNCQLLKSLRLHSCCLPTGAGLKLLGLNMSLCLEELVLVGCQAVVREPGTLATLGQHLKGLKKLDLSENDHLPDKELGAMLSSCKSLTSLRLLRCRGLTDMVVVLIVKSCQVLETIDIRRCEGITAEAVFGLVSGSPKLRRLAVEEHKITEETKKLASRKKIATIKAETTDYRMATCGMNRFSNDLHNLDANASLL is encoded by the coding sequence ATGGATAGTAACCGGGATGTGTTGAATTCACTTCTTTGTGACGAGCTTCTTGGAGAAATACTAGGCAGGTTACAAGAAATTTGCTGTTGTAATAAAGTCAGTTTAGTATGTAGACGTTGGCTTGCTGTTCAGAGAAGTGTCAAGACCAGTTTGGGTTTGTTCATTCCTGAAGACACTTCAATATTGAGCTTTCGGTCACGGGTTAGAGACCTGCTGAGGCAGTACTCTCAAGTTTTGAATCTGTCTGTGGTGTCCGCGTCTGGTCAATTGCAGAGGGATACGGTTTTTTTGGATGACCTTCTGAATTCTATAGGCGAGGGGTGTAAGCTTTTGAATACGTTGAGGTTTGAAGCTGGTCCTGTCAGTTCTTATGGTCTGCAAGCCCTTGCGAAGGGTAGTGTCAATCTCACTTCATTGGAATTGGTTGGTTCGAGTCCCAAGTTTTTTGGGTCTTTGGTGGAGTTTAAGTCTTTGAGAGAGTTAACACTGGTTCTGTTTGGATGGGATTCAGGGGAGGAGTTCGATAGGGGGATTTCAGATGTTGAGCTACCATTAGAAAAGCTATGTTTGGCAGGTATTCGAGGTGGTTATACAGGTTTAGGGTGGATTTGGAGGTGTTGCTCCAAATTGAAGAAGTTGGAATTGTTTAGCTGTGAAGGAATTGGGGATGGGGATTTGAATTTATCATCCTTTGTAAAATGCCTTCCTTATGTTGAAGAACTTTGCTTGAGAAGATCTAGGACCATTGCCAATGGAGTTCTCTTGCGTGCTGCCGAAAACTGCAAAGCATTGAGGAAACTAGTGTTTCATGATGGCGGGAGTACAGAAGGACTCCACCATGTTGTCATTCGGCAGTGCCGGAGTCttgaggtcttggatttgaggtTACCTCTCGATCTGAGCAATGAGGACTTGGCTGTTATAGCTAATAATTGCCAGTTGCTTAAAAGCCTTCGGTTGCATAGCTGCTGCTTGCCAACTGGGGCCGGCTTGAAATTGCTTGGATTAAACATGAGTTTGTGCCTTGAGGAATTGGTCTTGGTCGGATGTCAGGCTGTTGTGCGGGAGCCTGGTACTTTGGCAACATTAGGTCAGCATCTTAAAGGGCTCAAGAAATTGGATCTTTCTGAGAATGACCATTTGCCTGACAAAGAGTTGGGAGCCATGCTTTCCTCTTGTAAAAGCTTGACGAGTTTAAGATTGTTAAGATGCAGAGGATTGACAGACATGGTTGTGGTCTTAATTGTTAAAAGTTGTCAGGTGCTAGAGACTATTGATATCAGGAGATGTGAAGGTATTACAGCTGAGGCTGTGTTTGGTTTGGTTTCAGGGTCTCCTAAATTGAGGAGGCTCGCAGTGGAGGAGCACAAGATAACAGAAGAAACTAAGAAATTAGCCTCAAGGAAGAAGATTGCCACCATAAAAGCAGAAACAACAGATTACAGGATGGCTACATGTGGAATGAATCGCTTTTCTAATGATTTGCATAACTTGGATGCAAATGCGTCTCTTTTATGA